Proteins encoded together in one Bacillota bacterium window:
- a CDS encoding carbohydrate ABC transporter permease: MSGQGARVQVAAGAGISTPVAAGQARVAARLARQRLFVWFGLLLAAVVMGFPLLWMVLSSVKVDADLFAVPPVWVPRRLTWDHYGYAFKAAPFGRYFLNSLLTASAGTLLNVMACAMAGYTFAKFRFRGREPLFYALIGTMMVPFHVILIPLFLVARYMPLAGGNNLWGVGGTGLLNTYPGLLLPHLVPPFGIFLMRQFFLSIPDDLMEAGRIDGASEGRIFASIVLPLTKPALATLGIFSFSMIWDDFLWALVVTTEPLMRTVQLGLQVFQSQYTVAWGPLMAATTVVTLPLLAAFLLGQRHFIQGIASSGLKG, from the coding sequence GTGAGCGGGCAAGGTGCCAGGGTGCAGGTCGCAGCGGGGGCGGGCATCTCTACGCCGGTGGCCGCAGGGCAGGCCCGGGTGGCTGCTCGTTTGGCGCGCCAAAGGCTATTCGTATGGTTTGGCCTGTTGCTCGCGGCCGTGGTCATGGGCTTTCCTCTGCTGTGGATGGTGCTGAGCTCGGTCAAGGTCGATGCGGATCTCTTCGCCGTGCCGCCCGTCTGGGTACCTCGCCGGCTCACCTGGGATCACTACGGGTACGCGTTCAAGGCCGCCCCCTTTGGCCGGTATTTCCTTAACAGCCTGCTGACGGCCTCGGCGGGCACCCTGCTAAACGTGATGGCCTGTGCGATGGCCGGCTACACGTTCGCGAAGTTCCGCTTTCGCGGGCGAGAGCCGCTGTTTTACGCCCTCATCGGAACCATGATGGTGCCCTTTCACGTCATTCTGATCCCGCTGTTCTTGGTGGCGCGCTACATGCCCCTCGCTGGGGGCAACAATCTGTGGGGTGTAGGTGGCACGGGCCTGCTCAATACGTATCCGGGCCTTCTGCTGCCCCATCTCGTTCCGCCGTTCGGCATCTTTCTCATGCGGCAGTTTTTCTTGAGCATCCCGGACGACCTCATGGAGGCGGGACGCATCGACGGGGCTTCGGAGGGACGGATTTTCGCAAGCATCGTCCTGCCGCTCACGAAGCCAGCGCTGGCCACGCTGGGGATCTTCTCGTTCTCCATGATCTGGGACGACTTCCTGTGGGCTCTGGTGGTGACCACCGAGCCGCTCATGCGCACGGTGCAGCTCGGCCTGCAGGTCTTCCAGAGCCAGTACACGGTGGCCTGGGGCCCCCTTATGGCGGCCACGACGGTGGTGACGCTTCCGCTGCTCGCTGCTTTCTTGCTGGGCCAACGACACTTCATCCAAGGGATCGCTTCCAGCGGGCTGAAGGGCTGA
- a CDS encoding sugar ABC transporter permease produces MGAAAAGQAKAAGWAAGRRGRIRWIIPLFLLPAVAYTLVFRVAPIGASFYLSLTDYTMLSRPNWVGLENYRRVLFEYDLFWQAFANTVQFALEVLPLNIALALGLALLVNRAIRGIAAFRAIYYLPSVMSVIAASMVWLWLYNTRVGLLNSVLAAVGLPAVNWLGNPGTALHSLVLMRVWKGAGVNMVIYLAGLQGIPVELYEAATIDGAGAFQRFRRITWPLLWPVTFYIIVMGLISTFQTFGEIYAMTQGGPLESTTTVGYLIYQAAFQYFEMGAASAISFVLFVVIFTLSVLQLKAYRSPAEA; encoded by the coding sequence GTGGGTGCGGCGGCGGCCGGGCAGGCGAAGGCGGCAGGATGGGCGGCAGGGCGTCGGGGGAGGATCCGGTGGATCATCCCTCTCTTCCTCCTGCCGGCCGTCGCCTACACCCTCGTCTTCCGGGTGGCGCCCATCGGCGCCTCCTTCTACCTCAGTCTCACCGACTACACGATGCTCTCCCGGCCCAACTGGGTGGGGCTCGAAAACTACCGCCGCGTGCTGTTCGAATACGACCTCTTCTGGCAGGCGTTTGCCAACACGGTGCAGTTCGCGCTGGAGGTCCTGCCGCTCAACATCGCCCTGGCGCTGGGCCTTGCGCTGCTCGTCAACCGCGCCATCCGGGGCATCGCGGCCTTCCGCGCCATCTACTACCTGCCCAGCGTCATGTCGGTCATTGCGGCCAGTATGGTCTGGCTCTGGCTGTACAACACTCGGGTGGGCCTGCTCAACAGCGTGCTGGCGGCCGTGGGGCTTCCCGCGGTCAACTGGCTTGGCAACCCCGGGACGGCGCTGCATTCGCTGGTGCTGATGCGGGTTTGGAAGGGCGCCGGCGTCAACATGGTGATTTACCTTGCCGGGCTGCAGGGTATACCGGTTGAACTCTACGAGGCGGCTACGATCGACGGCGCCGGCGCCTTTCAACGGTTCCGCCGCATCACCTGGCCGCTTTTGTGGCCCGTCACGTTCTACATCATCGTGATGGGGCTCATTTCAACCTTTCAGACGTTTGGCGAGATTTACGCCATGACCCAGGGCGGGCCGCTCGAATCCACCACCACGGTGGGCTACCTCATCTACCAGGCGGCGTTTCAGTATTTCGAGATGGGGGCCGCCTCAGCCATCTCCTTCGTGCTCTTTGTCGTGATCTTCACGTTGTCCGTCTTGCAGTTGAAGGCATACCGCTCCCCGGCGGAGGCGTGA